From a single Sinorhizobium sp. RAC02 genomic region:
- a CDS encoding LysR family transcriptional regulator, protein MKLSRRLIPDVTTLQAFECAARHGSFTQAAHELNLTQSAVSRQIKDLEEQLGVLLFERVRQRVVLSDDGRRFLPEVRKLLHQTEETMLRAMASASSEHSLSIATLPTFGSRWLTPRIPAFLSEHPGTIVNIASRSKPFDFDEENFDLAIHYGQPVWARAACSYLCSEVILPAASPELLKAWNFSEPKDLETAPLLHLATRPKLWAQWFELNGGSADTAYRGHRFDQFAMVIESAVAGLGFALLPHYLIEQELASGRLAVVFDRPMETENSYYLVVPEGKLENPLSQAFRAWIANQVPDRH, encoded by the coding sequence ATGAAGCTCAGTCGAAGGCTGATCCCGGACGTCACCACGCTGCAGGCGTTCGAATGTGCTGCCCGCCATGGCAGTTTCACGCAGGCGGCACACGAGCTGAACCTCACCCAGAGCGCCGTCAGCCGCCAGATCAAGGACCTGGAGGAACAGCTCGGCGTGCTGCTGTTCGAGCGCGTGCGCCAGCGGGTCGTGCTGTCGGATGACGGGCGGCGTTTCCTGCCGGAAGTGCGCAAGCTGCTGCACCAGACGGAAGAGACCATGCTGCGTGCCATGGCGTCGGCGTCGTCCGAACACAGCCTCAGCATCGCAACGCTGCCGACCTTCGGCAGCCGCTGGCTGACGCCGCGCATTCCGGCATTTCTCAGCGAACATCCGGGCACGATCGTCAACATCGCCTCCCGTTCGAAACCCTTCGATTTCGACGAAGAGAATTTCGACCTTGCCATCCATTACGGCCAGCCAGTGTGGGCACGCGCCGCCTGCTCCTATCTGTGCAGCGAGGTCATCCTGCCGGCAGCAAGTCCAGAGCTTCTGAAGGCGTGGAACTTTTCCGAGCCGAAGGACCTGGAGACGGCACCGCTTCTCCATCTCGCGACGCGCCCGAAGTTGTGGGCGCAATGGTTCGAGCTGAACGGCGGTTCGGCGGATACCGCCTATCGCGGCCATCGCTTCGACCAGTTCGCCATGGTCATCGAATCGGCCGTCGCCGGCCTCGGCTTTGCGCTCCTGCCGCACTACCTGATCGAGCAGGAGCTGGCGAGCGGCCGGCTGGCTGTCGTCTTCGACCGGCCGATGGAGACGGAAAACAGCTATTATCTCGTCGTGCCCGAGGGAAAGCTCGAAAACCCGTTGAGCCAGGCGTTTCGTGCCTGGATCGCCAATCAGGTTCCCGACCGGCATTGA
- a CDS encoding FAD-binding oxidoreductase, with product MLNDPRSHGLWEMTAPPAPETVAFSGKADADVVIVGGGYTGFSTALHLAERGTRVILLEGAEIGYGGSGRNVGLVNAGMWVMPDELPGVLGDLYGSRLLELLGNAPRLVFDLVEKHKIDCEINPAGTLHCAVGQSGLDELKQRAEQWSRRGAPVRLLDAAETAVKVGTDAYAGALLDMRAGTIQPLAYARGLSRAAIAAGAQVFTGSPVTGAERTGKRWTVNTPRGSVTADWVVVATNAYTVAPWNEVRAELLHLPYFNFATVPLSAEMQAKILPEKQGAWDTKEVLSSFRFDKRGRLVFGSVGALRGMGTGIHKSWARRALKKLFPAIGDVAFEAEWYGKIGMTTDNLPRFHRLAENVIGFSGYNGRGIAPGTVFGRTLAQLISGEIAEMDLPLPVSDPEAQSFRSVREGYYELGAQIAHFAGARI from the coding sequence ATGCTCAACGACCCGCGCTCCCATGGCCTTTGGGAGATGACCGCACCGCCCGCCCCCGAAACGGTCGCCTTTTCCGGCAAGGCGGATGCGGATGTCGTCATCGTCGGTGGCGGCTATACCGGGTTCTCGACAGCACTCCATCTTGCCGAGCGCGGCACGCGGGTCATCCTGCTGGAAGGTGCTGAAATCGGTTACGGCGGCTCGGGCCGCAATGTCGGCCTCGTCAATGCCGGCATGTGGGTGATGCCGGACGAGTTGCCGGGCGTGCTCGGCGATCTCTATGGCAGCCGGTTGCTCGAACTGCTCGGCAATGCGCCGCGCCTGGTGTTCGACCTTGTTGAGAAACACAAGATCGACTGCGAGATCAACCCGGCCGGCACGCTGCACTGTGCCGTCGGCCAGTCCGGCCTCGATGAATTGAAGCAGCGCGCGGAGCAGTGGTCGCGCCGCGGCGCACCGGTGCGCCTGCTCGATGCGGCCGAGACGGCGGTGAAGGTGGGAACCGATGCCTATGCCGGCGCACTTCTCGACATGCGCGCCGGCACGATCCAGCCGCTTGCCTATGCGCGCGGCCTTTCGCGCGCTGCGATTGCCGCCGGCGCACAGGTCTTTACGGGAAGCCCGGTGACGGGTGCGGAGCGGACCGGCAAGCGCTGGACGGTCAACACTCCGCGCGGCTCGGTGACGGCGGACTGGGTCGTCGTCGCGACCAATGCCTATACGGTGGCACCCTGGAACGAGGTGCGCGCAGAGCTTCTCCACCTGCCCTATTTCAACTTCGCCACGGTGCCGCTTTCGGCGGAGATGCAGGCAAAAATCCTGCCGGAAAAGCAGGGCGCGTGGGACACGAAGGAGGTGCTCTCCTCCTTCCGCTTCGACAAGCGCGGCCGGCTGGTGTTCGGCAGCGTCGGGGCATTGCGCGGCATGGGGACCGGCATCCACAAATCCTGGGCCCGACGGGCGCTGAAGAAGCTGTTCCCCGCCATCGGCGATGTCGCTTTCGAGGCGGAATGGTACGGCAAGATCGGCATGACCACCGACAACCTGCCGCGCTTCCATCGCTTGGCCGAAAATGTCATCGGTTTTTCCGGCTATAACGGTCGCGGCATCGCGCCAGGCACCGTTTTCGGCCGCACGCTGGCGCAACTCATATCCGGCGAGATCGCCGAGATGGACCTGCCGCTGCCGGTCAGCGATCCCGAGGCCCAGTCCTTCCGCTCGGTGCGGGAGGGCTATTACGAACTCGGCGCGCAGATCGCCCATTTCGCAGGCGCGCGCATTTAA
- a CDS encoding MFS transporter: MSTVVPAAPRSAATTTYSIIAAVSACHMLNDIMQSLLTSLYPLLKENYALDFVQIGLLTMAFQVTASLLQPAVGIVTDRWPMPFSLPVGMGSTFVGLIMLAYAHSFPVLIFGACLIGLGSAIFHPESSRVARLASGGRHGLAQSMFQVGGNAGTAIGPLLAAFIVLPFGQTSVAWFSAIALLGMVILTWVGNWYAGERRSSAGRPAVSRELPLPGKRVAWALAVLVLLTTTKNAYLASISSYFTFYTIERFGLDIQQAQLMLFLFLGASAVGVFLGGPIGDRFGTRFVIWFSILGVIPFALMLPYANLFWTGALTVLIGLIFSSAFSAIVVFAQELIPGRVGMIAGIFFGFAFGAGGLGAALLGGVADSHGIEFVFQVCSYMPLLGILTIFLPRLPGRH; the protein is encoded by the coding sequence ATGTCGACTGTCGTTCCCGCAGCGCCCCGCAGCGCTGCCACCACCACCTATTCCATCATCGCCGCGGTCAGCGCCTGCCACATGCTGAACGACATCATGCAGTCGCTGCTGACGTCACTCTATCCGCTCCTGAAGGAAAACTACGCGCTCGACTTCGTGCAGATCGGCCTGCTCACCATGGCCTTCCAGGTCACGGCCTCGCTGCTGCAGCCGGCCGTCGGTATCGTGACGGACCGCTGGCCGATGCCCTTCTCGCTGCCGGTCGGCATGGGCAGCACCTTCGTCGGCCTCATCATGCTCGCCTATGCGCACTCGTTCCCCGTGCTGATCTTCGGCGCCTGCCTGATCGGCCTCGGCTCGGCGATCTTCCATCCGGAATCCTCTCGCGTCGCCCGTCTCGCCTCCGGCGGTCGCCACGGCCTCGCGCAATCGATGTTCCAGGTCGGCGGCAATGCCGGCACGGCGATCGGCCCGCTGCTCGCCGCCTTCATCGTGCTGCCCTTCGGCCAGACGAGCGTTGCCTGGTTCTCGGCGATCGCGCTTCTCGGCATGGTCATCCTGACCTGGGTCGGCAACTGGTATGCCGGCGAGCGCCGCTCGTCCGCCGGCCGCCCCGCCGTCAGCCGTGAACTGCCGCTGCCGGGCAAGCGCGTTGCCTGGGCGCTCGCCGTGCTCGTTCTGCTGACCACGACGAAGAACGCCTATCTCGCCAGCATTTCGAGCTACTTTACCTTCTACACGATCGAACGCTTCGGCCTCGACATACAGCAGGCGCAGCTCATGCTGTTCCTGTTCCTCGGTGCCTCGGCCGTCGGCGTCTTCCTGGGCGGCCCGATCGGCGACCGCTTCGGCACGCGCTTCGTGATCTGGTTCTCGATCCTCGGCGTCATTCCCTTCGCACTGATGCTGCCCTACGCCAACCTGTTCTGGACGGGCGCCCTGACGGTGCTGATCGGCCTGATCTTCTCGTCGGCCTTCTCCGCCATCGTCGTCTTCGCGCAGGAGCTGATACCGGGCCGCGTCGGCATGATCGCCGGCATCTTCTTCGGCTTCGCCTTTGGCGCGGGCGGCCTGGGCGCTGCGCTGCTTGGCGGCGTCGCAGACAGCCACGGCATCGAGTTCGTCTTCCAGGTCTGCTCGTATATGCCGCTGCTCGGCATTCTCACGATCTTCCTGCCCCGCCTGCCGGGCAGACACTGA
- a CDS encoding helix-turn-helix transcriptional regulator produces the protein MEKLTAARLKALDDDHIRNLSRMEQSNEDVLVHSSEIPGGYTVPPHRHRRTQFLCVFAGVVLVSTDRGRWMIPPGHALLIPRGLEHSVEMYSDVSMRSVYIYSPEGRAASQEPTVLEVTDLARQLITEAVRKGALSEERNRAELVMALLLDEISRLPERRLGLPFPASGRLAGLCRDFVEQPSPTAKIDDWARRLNMSRRTFTRFFREEMGISFVTWRQQACLFACLPRLAAGEPVTRVALEAGYESVPAFTTMFKRMLGSSPRAYLTSREAA, from the coding sequence ATGGAAAAATTGACAGCTGCGCGCCTCAAGGCGCTCGATGACGATCACATCCGCAATCTTTCTCGCATGGAACAGTCGAACGAGGACGTTCTGGTCCACAGTTCGGAGATTCCGGGCGGCTACACCGTGCCGCCGCACCGCCATCGCCGCACGCAGTTCCTCTGCGTCTTTGCCGGCGTCGTGCTGGTTTCGACGGATCGCGGCCGCTGGATGATCCCGCCCGGCCACGCGCTGCTCATCCCGCGCGGGCTGGAACATTCGGTCGAGATGTACAGCGATGTCAGCATGCGCTCCGTCTATATCTATTCGCCGGAAGGCCGCGCCGCCTCGCAGGAGCCGACGGTGCTGGAGGTGACGGACCTTGCCCGGCAGCTGATCACGGAGGCGGTGCGCAAGGGCGCGCTTTCCGAGGAGCGCAACCGGGCGGAGCTGGTGATGGCGCTGCTGCTTGACGAGATCAGCCGCCTGCCCGAACGCCGCCTCGGCTTGCCCTTTCCGGCGAGCGGCCGGCTTGCCGGCCTCTGCCGCGACTTCGTCGAGCAGCCGTCACCGACGGCGAAGATCGACGATTGGGCGCGCCGCCTCAACATGAGCCGGCGCACCTTCACGCGGTTCTTTCGCGAGGAGATGGGCATCAGCTTCGTGACCTGGCGCCAGCAGGCCTGCCTCTTCGCCTGCCTGCCGCGGCTTGCTGCCGGCGAGCCGGTGACGCGCGTGGCGCTCGAAGCCGGCTATGAAAGCGTGCCGGCCTTCACCACCATGTTCAAGCGCATGCTCGGCTCCTCGCCGCGCGCCTATCTCACAAGCCGCGAGGCGGCATAG
- the cobF gene encoding precorrin-6A synthase (deacetylating), giving the protein MRKIRVIGIGAGNPEHMTVQAINALNRSDVLLIPVKGDEKAFLADARRDICDRFLTNPACRILDYAVPLRRADGSYEDGVNDWHRAIAAIYERTLLNAVGEDETLGLLVWGDPMLYDSTLRIIDHVRDAGRVAFETEVIPGITSVQALCASHGIALNRIGLPVEITTGRRLAEGWPESSRDALVMLDGVQAFRTVTDPEADIWWGAYLGTPHEILLSGRLADMAETITETRRTAREKHGWIMDTYLIRRPATEAEEGPA; this is encoded by the coding sequence TTGAGAAAAATACGGGTCATCGGGATCGGCGCGGGCAATCCCGAGCACATGACCGTTCAGGCGATCAATGCGCTGAACCGGTCGGATGTGCTGCTTATACCTGTGAAGGGCGACGAAAAGGCCTTTCTCGCCGATGCGCGCCGTGACATCTGCGACCGGTTCCTCACCAATCCTGCCTGCCGCATCCTCGACTATGCCGTACCGTTGCGCCGCGCCGATGGCTCCTACGAGGACGGTGTCAACGACTGGCACCGCGCCATCGCCGCGATCTACGAGCGCACGCTGCTGAACGCGGTCGGCGAGGACGAGACGCTTGGCCTGCTCGTCTGGGGCGATCCCATGCTCTACGACAGCACGCTGCGCATCATCGACCATGTCCGCGATGCCGGACGCGTCGCCTTCGAAACGGAGGTCATCCCTGGCATCACCAGCGTCCAGGCGCTTTGCGCCAGCCACGGCATCGCGCTGAACCGCATCGGGCTGCCCGTCGAAATTACCACCGGCCGCCGGCTTGCCGAAGGTTGGCCGGAATCCTCGCGTGATGCGCTGGTCATGCTCGATGGCGTGCAGGCTTTTCGAACGGTGACGGATCCGGAAGCCGACATCTGGTGGGGCGCCTATCTCGGCACGCCACACGAAATCCTGCTTTCCGGCCGGCTGGCCGACATGGCCGAAACCATCACCGAGACCCGCCGCACGGCGCGCGAAAAGCATGGCTGGATCATGGATACCTATCTGATCCGCCGTCCTGCCACTGAGGCGGAGGAGGGGCCGGCATGA
- the cobG gene encoding precorrin-3B synthase — MTVTLALDRCDTGALRRGACPSIAAPMQTGDGLLVRLRPAAPALTADDLLALADLARAHGNGLIEITARGNLQLRGLTEASVPHLAAGLAAAGIVPQTGVAIEVPPFAGIDPSEIADATPVADALRKAISRASFTLAPKLAIVVDGGGMLSLADMIADLRLDAVVVGGRMAWRLSVGGDRQRARPVALLPEDSVLDGAMAVIAALVAIGPAARGRDLDVAALVRMPGAAPMQAVPAALSTHPLGAHRIGSETVLGLAPAYGQMHADRLAALVEGLSACGAVEFRLAPHRSLLVRGLSGETLAVARACADRQGFWNTDNAPGRTISICAGAAGCASASFDTRAAADALVAEAGGLLDGSLDMHISGCPKGCAHPPVAAITLCGTTAGVGLILDGRASDAPAAIIPAGDLKPAIQRFGSVLRARSAGGETARNLLDRTPSAVLLSAYQGQS; from the coding sequence ATGACGGTGACGCTCGCCCTCGACCGGTGCGATACGGGTGCGCTGCGCCGCGGCGCCTGCCCCTCGATCGCCGCGCCGATGCAGACCGGTGACGGCCTGCTGGTGCGCCTGCGCCCTGCCGCGCCTGCCCTGACGGCGGATGATCTGCTTGCCCTTGCCGATCTCGCCCGCGCCCATGGCAATGGCCTCATCGAAATCACCGCACGCGGCAATCTCCAGCTTCGCGGCTTGACGGAGGCTTCGGTGCCGCATCTGGCGGCCGGCCTTGCCGCTGCCGGCATCGTTCCCCAGACGGGCGTCGCCATTGAAGTCCCGCCGTTCGCCGGCATCGATCCGTCAGAAATCGCCGATGCCACGCCGGTTGCGGATGCGTTGCGCAAGGCGATTTCCCGGGCATCGTTTACCCTCGCCCCGAAGCTCGCAATCGTTGTCGATGGCGGTGGCATGCTTTCGCTTGCCGACATGATCGCGGATCTCCGGCTTGATGCCGTCGTTGTCGGGGGACGCATGGCGTGGCGCCTGTCGGTCGGTGGTGATCGTCAAAGGGCCAGACCTGTCGCCTTGCTGCCAGAAGACTCCGTGTTGGATGGTGCAATGGCCGTCATCGCCGCGCTCGTGGCCATCGGTCCCGCCGCCCGCGGCCGCGATCTGGATGTCGCCGCGCTGGTGCGGATGCCGGGTGCTGCGCCGATGCAGGCTGTACCTGCGGCCCTGTCCACCCACCCGCTCGGCGCACACCGCATCGGGAGCGAAACCGTGCTTGGCCTGGCGCCGGCATATGGCCAGATGCATGCCGATCGGCTTGCGGCGCTTGTCGAGGGACTTTCCGCCTGTGGCGCCGTGGAATTCCGCCTCGCACCGCATCGCAGCCTGCTGGTGCGCGGCCTTTCCGGCGAAACGCTTGCAGTCGCCCGGGCCTGCGCCGATCGCCAGGGGTTCTGGAACACGGACAACGCGCCCGGCCGCACCATCTCCATATGCGCCGGCGCCGCCGGCTGCGCTTCGGCCAGCTTCGACACTCGTGCCGCCGCCGATGCCTTGGTCGCAGAAGCTGGCGGCTTGCTGGACGGTTCCCTAGACATGCACATTTCCGGCTGCCCGAAGGGCTGCGCCCATCCGCCCGTTGCCGCCATCACGCTCTGCGGCACGACCGCAGGTGTCGGCCTGATCCTTGACGGGCGGGCGAGCGATGCGCCGGCGGCGATTATCCCAGCCGGTGATCTGAAGCCGGCTATCCAGCGCTTCGGCAGCGTTTTGCGCGCGCGCAGCGCGGGAGGCGAGACCGCCAGAAACCTGCTCGACCGCACCCCGTCCGCGGTCCTTCTTTCCGCATATCAAGGCCAATCATGA
- a CDS encoding precorrin-8X methylmutase has product MTQYDYIKDGTAIYEKSFAIIRAEADLSRFSEMEADVAVRMIHAAGLVEAAPHFVFSPDFVTSARAALQGGAPIFCDAEMVARGVTAARLPANNDVLCTLRDPRTPELAAETGNTRSAAAIRLWLDRMAGSVVAIGNAPTALFYLLELLRDGAPKPAAILGMPVGFVGAAESKDALAENSYGVPYAIVRGRLGGSAMTAAALNSLARPGL; this is encoded by the coding sequence ATGACCCAGTACGACTACATCAAGGATGGCACTGCCATCTATGAAAAATCCTTCGCGATCATCCGCGCCGAGGCCGATCTCTCGCGCTTCTCCGAAATGGAAGCGGATGTCGCGGTGCGGATGATCCACGCTGCCGGCCTGGTGGAAGCCGCGCCGCATTTCGTCTTTTCGCCGGATTTCGTGACGTCCGCGCGCGCGGCCCTTCAGGGTGGTGCGCCGATCTTCTGCGATGCCGAGATGGTCGCCCGCGGCGTTACCGCCGCCCGCCTGCCGGCAAACAACGACGTGCTCTGCACGCTGCGCGATCCGCGCACGCCGGAACTTGCCGCGGAAACAGGCAACACCCGCTCGGCGGCCGCCATCCGGCTCTGGCTCGATCGCATGGCCGGCTCGGTCGTTGCCATCGGCAACGCGCCGACGGCACTTTTCTACCTGCTCGAACTTTTGCGCGATGGCGCGCCAAAACCGGCGGCGATCCTCGGCATGCCGGTCGGCTTCGTCGGGGCGGCTGAATCCAAGGATGCGCTGGCCGAAAATTCCTATGGCGTGCCCTATGCCATCGTGCGCGGCCGTCTCGGCGGTAGCGCGATGACGGCGGCGGCGCTCAATTCGCTGGCGAGGCCGGGACTATGA
- a CDS encoding precorrin-2 C(20)-methyltransferase, translated as MVATVTGRLYGVGTGPGDPELLTLKAVRAIGEADVLAYFAKAGRSGNGRAIVEGLLKPDMVELPLYYPVTTEIDKDHDDYKNQITAFYDASAAAVAEHLAAGRTVAILSEGDPMFYGSYMHLHVRLADRFPTEVIPGITAMSGCWSLSGLPIVQGDDVLSVLPGTMGEDELSRRLVDTQAAVIMKVGRNLPKIRRALSQAGRLGEAVYVERGTTPVGKSIRLSEKLDDTAPYFSLVLVPGWSTRG; from the coding sequence ATGGTGGCGACGGTGACGGGACGATTGTATGGCGTGGGCACGGGGCCGGGTGATCCGGAACTCCTCACGCTGAAGGCGGTGCGGGCGATCGGCGAGGCGGATGTGCTTGCCTACTTCGCCAAGGCCGGGCGCTCCGGCAATGGACGGGCGATTGTCGAAGGCCTGCTGAAGCCGGATATGGTGGAGCTGCCGCTCTACTATCCGGTGACGACGGAGATCGACAAGGACCACGACGACTACAAGAACCAGATCACCGCCTTCTACGATGCCTCCGCCGCGGCCGTCGCCGAGCATCTCGCCGCCGGTCGCACGGTCGCAATCCTCTCCGAGGGCGACCCGATGTTCTACGGCTCCTATATGCATCTGCATGTGCGGCTCGCCGATCGCTTTCCGACGGAGGTCATCCCCGGCATCACGGCCATGTCCGGCTGCTGGTCGCTCTCGGGCCTGCCGATCGTGCAGGGCGACGACGTGCTTTCCGTGCTGCCAGGCACGATGGGCGAGGACGAGCTGTCGCGCCGTCTCGTCGATACACAGGCCGCCGTCATCATGAAGGTCGGCCGTAACCTGCCGAAAATCCGCCGGGCCCTTTCGCAGGCCGGCCGCCTGGGCGAAGCGGTCTATGTCGAGCGCGGTACCACGCCCGTCGGCAAATCCATCCGGCTCTCGGAAAAGCTCGACGACACCGCGCCCTATTTCTCGCTGGTGCTCGTGCCGGGCTGGAGCACCCGCGGATGA
- a CDS encoding precorrin-3B C(17)-methyltransferase, whose translation MTGKLFVIGTGPGNPDQMTPEALNAVAASTEFFGYFPYIDRLNLRSDQIKVASDNREELNRAQAALIRAAAGINVCVVSGGDPGVFAMAAAVCEAIDAGPDDWKSVDLVIVPGVTAMLAVAARIGAPLGHDFCAISLSDNLKPWEIIEKRLRLVSEAGLVIALYNPISKARPWQLGKAFEILRETLPATTPVIFGRAAGRPDEHMLVMPLGDAAAERADMATCVVIGSPETRVIARPGLPDLVYTPRFLKDASR comes from the coding sequence ATGACGGGCAAGCTCTTCGTGATCGGAACCGGTCCCGGCAATCCGGACCAGATGACGCCGGAGGCGCTTAACGCCGTTGCGGCGTCGACCGAGTTTTTCGGCTACTTTCCCTATATCGACCGGCTGAATCTTCGCTCCGACCAGATCAAGGTCGCCTCGGACAATCGCGAGGAACTGAACCGTGCGCAGGCGGCGCTGATCCGTGCTGCGGCGGGTATCAATGTCTGCGTCGTCTCCGGTGGTGATCCGGGTGTCTTTGCCATGGCGGCGGCGGTTTGCGAGGCGATCGATGCCGGGCCGGACGACTGGAAATCCGTCGACCTCGTCATCGTTCCGGGCGTCACCGCGATGCTGGCCGTCGCAGCCCGCATCGGCGCGCCGCTCGGCCACGATTTCTGTGCGATCTCGCTGTCCGACAATCTCAAGCCTTGGGAGATCATCGAGAAGCGGCTGCGCCTGGTGTCCGAAGCCGGGCTTGTCATCGCGCTCTACAATCCGATCAGCAAGGCGCGGCCGTGGCAGCTCGGCAAGGCATTCGAGATACTTCGCGAGACACTTCCGGCCACGACGCCGGTGATCTTCGGCCGTGCCGCGGGCCGGCCGGACGAGCATATGCTGGTCATGCCGTTGGGAGACGCCGCGGCGGAGCGGGCCGATATGGCGACCTGCGTCGTGATCGGCTCGCCGGAAACGCGGGTCATCGCGCGTCCCGGCCTGCCGGACCTGGTCTATACGCCGCGCTTCCTGAAGGACGCGAGCAGATGA
- a CDS encoding cobalt-precorrin-6A reductase has translation MDKRRILILGGTTEARDLAGRLAGRTDLAVTLSLAGRTVDPAPQPVPVRIGGFGGVPGLAAYLDEHAIELVIDATHPFARQISANARAASAAANIPLLRLERRGWEETEGDRWIRRTSIEEAVTALGVQPRRVFLAIGRQEARAFDAAPQHHYLVRSVDPVDPPMEAPSVEYLLARGPFAVEAEVDLLRQQRIDVIVSKNSGGDATYGKIVAARILGLPVILVERAASESGHHAETVEDAVRLTDHLLASFRKRGV, from the coding sequence GTGGACAAGCGACGCATCCTCATACTGGGCGGCACGACGGAAGCCCGCGACCTTGCCGGCCGCCTTGCCGGCCGAACCGATCTTGCCGTCACGCTCTCGCTTGCCGGCCGGACCGTCGATCCCGCGCCGCAGCCCGTGCCCGTGCGCATCGGTGGTTTCGGCGGCGTACCGGGGCTTGCGGCCTATCTCGATGAGCATGCCATCGAGCTCGTGATCGATGCGACCCATCCCTTCGCGAGACAAATTTCGGCCAATGCCCGTGCAGCAAGCGCTGCGGCGAATATTCCGCTGCTGCGGCTGGAACGGCGCGGCTGGGAGGAGACGGAGGGTGATCGCTGGATCCGCCGGACCTCCATCGAAGAGGCCGTTACCGCCTTGGGTGTGCAGCCGCGCCGCGTCTTTCTTGCCATCGGCCGGCAGGAGGCGAGAGCCTTCGACGCAGCACCTCAGCACCACTATCTCGTGCGCAGCGTCGATCCGGTCGATCCGCCGATGGAGGCACCGAGCGTCGAATACCTGCTCGCCCGCGGTCCCTTCGCCGTCGAGGCGGAAGTGGACCTGCTGCGGCAACAGCGCATCGATGTCATCGTCAGCAAGAATTCCGGCGGCGACGCCACCTACGGCAAGATCGTCGCCGCGCGTATTCTCGGCCTCCCCGTCATACTCGTCGAGCGGGCGGCCAGCGAAAGCGGCCACCACGCAGAGACGGTCGAGGATGCGGTCCGGCTTACCGATCATCTGCTCGCGTCCTTCAGGAAGCGCGGCGTATAG
- the cbiE gene encoding precorrin-6y C5,15-methyltransferase (decarboxylating) subunit CbiE: MSTPDQIPPQAAPWLSIVGIGEDGLAGLGDEAKAAIAAAELVFGGTRHLELADAAIRGERHGWLSPFERSVDAVLSVRDRPVVVLASGDPFFYGVGVTLSRRIARAEMRVFPAPSSFSLAASRMGWALQDTLCLSLHGRPIDLIRPHLHPGSRILALTSDSDGPAALAALLAENGFGASTLTVLEALGGARERLSSHRAETFALTDADMLNVCAVEVVAGSAARVLAYTPGLDDGLFEHDGQITKREVRALTLSALAPKRGESLWDVGAGSGSIGIEWMLADPSLRAIAIEGNTERAARIRRNANNFGVPGLSVVEGAAPAALAGLAAPDAVFIGGGGSEAGVMEAAIGGLKAGGRLVANAVTTEMEVVLLAHHARLGGALTRIDVTRASPIGQMTGWRPAMPVTQWSWVKPAKQIEE, from the coding sequence TTGTCCACGCCTGATCAAATCCCCCCGCAAGCCGCCCCCTGGCTTTCCATCGTCGGGATCGGCGAGGACGGTCTAGCGGGTCTCGGTGACGAGGCCAAGGCCGCAATTGCCGCCGCCGAGCTGGTTTTCGGCGGCACACGGCATCTGGAACTCGCCGATGCGGCGATCCGGGGCGAGCGCCATGGCTGGTTGTCCCCGTTCGAGCGTTCGGTCGATGCCGTGCTGTCAGTCCGGGACCGGCCGGTCGTCGTGCTGGCCTCGGGCGATCCGTTTTTCTACGGCGTCGGCGTCACGTTGTCCCGTCGCATCGCGCGGGCCGAAATGCGCGTCTTTCCGGCGCCGTCGTCGTTCAGTCTTGCGGCTTCCCGCATGGGCTGGGCGCTTCAGGATACGCTTTGCCTTTCGCTGCATGGCCGCCCCATCGATCTCATTCGCCCGCACCTGCATCCAGGCAGCCGCATTCTTGCTCTGACGTCGGACAGTGACGGCCCGGCGGCGCTGGCCGCATTGCTCGCGGAAAACGGCTTTGGCGCCTCGACGCTCACCGTTCTCGAAGCGCTCGGCGGCGCGCGGGAGCGGCTGAGCAGCCATCGGGCGGAGACCTTTGCACTTACGGATGCCGATATGCTGAATGTTTGCGCCGTGGAGGTTGTGGCTGGCAGTGCCGCACGGGTCCTCGCCTATACGCCCGGTCTCGATGATGGTTTGTTCGAGCATGACGGGCAGATCACCAAGCGCGAAGTCCGCGCGCTGACCCTCTCCGCGCTGGCGCCGAAGCGGGGCGAATCGCTGTGGGATGTCGGCGCCGGCTCGGGATCGATCGGCATCGAGTGGATGCTGGCCGACCCCTCGCTTCGCGCCATCGCGATCGAGGGAAACACCGAACGCGCCGCCCGCATCCGCCGCAATGCCAACAATTTCGGCGTGCCGGGCCTTTCGGTCGTCGAGGGCGCGGCGCCGGCAGCGCTTGCCGGGCTTGCTGCGCCGGATGCCGTCTTCATTGGCGGCGGCGGCAGCGAGGCGGGGGTGATGGAGGCGGCGATTGGCGGCCTGAAGGCCGGCGGTCGGCTCGTCGCCAATGCGGTGACGACGGAAATGGAAGTGGTGCTGCTTGCGCACCATGCGCGGCTTGGCGGCGCGTTGACCCGCATCGATGTCACGCGGGCCTCACCCATCGGGCAGATGACGGGCTGGCGGCCCGCCATGCCGGTCACGCAATGGAGCTGGGTCAAGCCGGCTAAACAAATTGAGGAATAA